Below is a window of Yersinia kristensenii DNA.
AAGCCTGATAGCCCGACCACAACGTTCAAACCCAGCCCCAGCATGACGTAAATCAGTGTCAGGGTGGCGATATCTACCGAGCCTCGGGAGACCAAAAATGGCCAGGCTATTGCGGCAATAATAATCGCAGCCGCCAATAACTTCTGGCGCGGGGTGGTGCCGTCAAAACTGGGTAATACCCATGCTGGGCCAGAGACCTTTTTAATCCCTTGCTGGATGAGCGGCCGCACTAATTGGAAGAAAAACACTACGATACAAGCTGCGCCAATCCACAACCAACGCACCTCTGAAGCCCCTTGCACGATGAGCTTGGTGCCGTCTAACTGCAACTGTAATCCCATCACAAACGAGGCAAGGACGAGCAAAACAAAACTGGAAATAATGGCGTTAAGGAAGTTGAGTTGTTTCATACTTTTTCAACCTCCGGACGGCCTAAGATCCCAGTAGGCATTACTAATAACACAACAATCAGCAGCGCAAATGAAACTGCATCTTTATATTCTGTGCTGAGATACGCAGAAGTTAATGCTTCAGCCACCCCCAGAATCAAACCACCGATCATCGCGCCCGGAATACTGCCGATCCCGCCTAACACTGCGGCGGTAAATGCTTTCATACCAGCCATAAAGCCGATGTATGGGTTAATGACACCATAAAACTGCCCCAACAAGACCCCGGCGACAGCGGCCATCAGCGCACCGATAACAAAAGTCAGTGAGATAACCCGATCAGTATTAATGCCCAGCAGACTGGCCATTTTTAAATCTTCAGCACAGGCACGGCAAGCGCGGCCCATGCGGGAATAACGGATAAATAGCGTCAGCGCTAACATGGCCAGGAAAGTAACTATCCAAATGGTCAACTGCATGGTGCTAATGGTCGCGGCAAAGCCATTGGTTTCTGCCAACGTCCACTGGCCAGTCACCAAACTCGGTAGAGCCAGATCCCGCGAGCCTTGATTGAGGCTGACGTAGTTTTGCAGGAAGATAGACATCCCGATAGCCGAGATCAATGCAATCAAGCGCTTAGAGCTACGAACCGGTTTATACGCCACCCGTTCAATACTCCAACCATAAGCACTGGCAATGACAATTGAGACGAGAAAAGCAGAGCCTATCAATAACCAACTGGCATCAATCCCCACCATCATCAATGCGGCAATCACGATAAAGGAGACGTAGCTGCTGATCATATACACTTCACCGTGGGCAAAGTTGATCATACCGATAATGCCATACACCATGGTGTAACCAATGGCGATCAGCGCATAAGTGCTGCCCAACGTAACCCCGTTGAACATCTGTTGCAGGAAATAAAGAAACTGCTCTGACATACCCTAACCCTTTGATTCACTTGCCTGGCTGCCCTAGCCAACTGCACCAAATCTACTGTGCGCAGTGAGGAAAAATCCCCCCGAGACTTGGGGGGATACAGTTGGTAAAAGGGGCCGGATTGCTGCAACAGCAACCCTACAACTTGATGATTCTAATATTATTGTTATTTGACTGCGGTTGATGAACCATCCGCATGCCATTCAAAAATACCGAATTCAAACCCTTTCAAATCACCTTTTTCATCCCAGCTCAGCGGCCCCATCACTGTTTCCACCGGCTTACCGGTTTTCAGATCTTTGACCAAATCAGCAGGTTCTTGGCTACCACTTCGCTCCATCGCGGTAGTCAACGATTGCAGCGCTGCATAAGTTGTCCAAACAAATGGGCCGGTTGGGTCGAGTTTCTTCGCTTTCAGCGCATCAACAATAGGTTGGTTAGCAGGAACCTGATCATAGCGTTTTGGTAAAGTGACCAACATGCCTTCAGAAGCATCACCCGCGATGTTAGACAGTGAGGAGTTACCCACACCCTCTGGGCCCATAAAGCGTGCTGTCAGGCCCGCTTGCTTAGCCTGACGCAGAATTTGCCCCATCTCCGGGTAGTACCCGCCGAAATAAACAAAATCGACATTCTCTTTCTTCAACCGAGCAACCAAGGTAGAGAAATCTTTATCACCGGCGGTCACACCCTCAAACAGCACAGGTTCTGTACCTTGCTTTTTCAGGCTATCACGCACGGAGCGCGCCAAACCTTCACCATATTGCTGCTTATCATGTACCACCGCGATACGTTTAGGTTTGATGGTTTCAAGGATATATTTAGCTGCTGTTGGGCCTTGGTCAGAATCCAGGCCGGTAGTCCGCATGATCATTTTGTAACCACGGGTAGTCAGATCAGC
It encodes the following:
- the livH gene encoding high-affinity branched-chain amino acid ABC transporter permease LivH: MSEQFLYFLQQMFNGVTLGSTYALIAIGYTMVYGIIGMINFAHGEVYMISSYVSFIVIAALMMVGIDASWLLIGSAFLVSIVIASAYGWSIERVAYKPVRSSKRLIALISAIGMSIFLQNYVSLNQGSRDLALPSLVTGQWTLAETNGFAATISTMQLTIWIVTFLAMLALTLFIRYSRMGRACRACAEDLKMASLLGINTDRVISLTFVIGALMAAVAGVLLGQFYGVINPYIGFMAGMKAFTAAVLGGIGSIPGAMIGGLILGVAEALTSAYLSTEYKDAVSFALLIVVLLVMPTGILGRPEVEKV
- a CDS encoding branched-chain amino acid ABC transporter substrate-binding protein, producing MKLTKGKMLLAGCIAMAMSHSVLAKDIKVAIVGAMSGPVAQYGDMEFTGARQAIADINAKGGINGDKLVGVEYDDACDPKQAVAVANKVINDGIRYVIGHLCSSSTQPASDIYEDEGVIMITPAATNADLTTRGYKMIMRTTGLDSDQGPTAAKYILETIKPKRIAVVHDKQQYGEGLARSVRDSLKKQGTEPVLFEGVTAGDKDFSTLVARLKKENVDFVYFGGYYPEMGQILRQAKQAGLTARFMGPEGVGNSSLSNIAGDASEGMLVTLPKRYDQVPANQPIVDALKAKKLDPTGPFVWTTYAALQSLTTAMERSGSQEPADLVKDLKTGKPVETVMGPLSWDEKGDLKGFEFGIFEWHADGSSTAVK